In Chloroflexota bacterium, the genomic window AGTACCGGGGCATGGGCTCCCTGGGCGCCATGAAGGGGCGTGCCCGGGATCGCTACGCCTCCTCCCAGGATGCGAGCGACCTGGACGCGTCCACCGGCAAGCTGGTGCCGGAGGGGATCGAGGGACAGGTGCCGTACAAGGGGCGCCTGGCGGATTACATGTTCCAGTTGATGGGAGGGCTGCGCTCGGGCATGGGATATGTGGGCGCGGCGAACTTGCGGGAGTTGCGGGAGAAAGCCCGCTTCGTGCGTATCACGAACGCTGGATTCATCGAGAGCCATCCGCACAGTGTCTTCATCACAAAAGAGGCGCCAAATTATCAGGTCACCCCGCGCTAGGCGATGCCGCCTGACGCGGGCTGCTTGGGTGCGCGAGCTAACCGCCTTTTCCGGATTCGACAGTGGAGGCAGGGTGGGCGGTTTGACGCACATATCGCCAGCAGGCAGGAGCCATGGCCGGCATACCGATCGAGGATCGGGTGTGCTGGCCTATTTTACTTTCCGCAGCCGTAGCCATTCGGAGATGGGGATCTCATGATCTATTGCGTTGAGGTGTCGACCCGAGAGGGGATCCGTGATGCGCGCGGGGAGAGCATCCTGCGGCAGGTGGACGCGTTGGGCATCGATGGCGTGAACGCCGTCCGCGTGACGGACCTGTATTTCCTGCAAGGGGATCTGGACCCTGAGGCCGTGGAGCGGCTGGCCGACACGCTGTTACACGATCCGGTGGTGGAGGAGGCCCGGTGGCATCCGTTTCCCGACGGGGCCGGGGACCGTTCGGCCCCCGGCGCGTGGGTCGTCGAGGTGTCCCTGTTGCCGGGCGTGACCGACAGCGTGGCCGAGAGCCTGTTGGAGGGCGCTCGCATGATCGGCGTGGCGGGGTTGGAGCGTGCGGCCACGGGCCAGCGCTACACGCTGCAGGGCGCCCTGAGCGAGTATCAGGCGCGCCTCATCGCCGAGCGCCTGCTGGTCAACGAGGTCATCCAGACATACGCGATCAACCGGGCGATCGACCCGCCGTTTGTGCCGGTGCAGGAGGCCGACGATACGGTGGAGGTGATCCCCATCACCGAGGCGGACGACGACGCCCTGGAGGCCATCAGCCGGGAGCGCCGCCTGTCCCTGGATTTGAACGAGATGCGGGCCATCCAGGCTTACTATCGCCGGGAGGGCCGCGAGCCCACCGACGTGGAGCTGGAGACCCTGGCGCAGACCTGGTCGGAGCACTGCGTGCACAAGACGTTCAAGGCGTTCATCACCTATGAGGAGCCGGGGCCGGACGGGACCCCGCGTCATCGTCACATCGATTCGTTGCTCAAGACGTACATTCGCGCCGCCACGGAGCGGGTCGACAAGTCCTGGGTGCGCTCCGCTTTCGTGGATAACGCGGGCATCGTGGCCTTTGACGATCGATTCGACCTGGCCTTCAAGGTGGAGACGCACAACCACCCTTCGGCGCTGGAGCCGTTCGGCGGGGCCAACACGGGGGTGGGAGGCGTCGTGCGGGATGTTCTGGGGGTCAGCGCCCGGCCTATCGCGAACACGGACGTGCTCTGCTTCGGCCCACAGGATCTGCCGTTCTCCGAGCTGCCGACCGGTGTGTTGCATCCCCGCCGCATCGCCGACGGGGTGACGGCTGGCATCGAGGATTACGGCAACAAGATGGGGATCCCCACAGTCAATGGGGCCATCCTCTACGATCCGGGTTACACGGCCAACCCGCTGGTGTTCTGCGGCTGTCTCGGGATCCTGCCTCATGGTGCCCACCCTCGCGAGCCGCAGCCCGGCGATCTGGTCGTCGTGATCGGCGGGCGCACGGGGCGCGATGGGCTGCGCGGCGCCACCTTCTCCTCCATGGAGATGACCCACGAGACGGGCGAGGTGGCCGGCAGCGCGGTGCAGATCGGGCATCCCATCCACGAGAAGCAGGTGCTGGAGGTCGTGTTGCGGGCCCGGGACGAGAGGCTGTACACGGCCATCACCGATTGCGGCGCGGGCGGGCTCTCCTCGGCCGTGGGCGAGATGGGGGCCGAGCTGGGCGCGGAGGTACATCTGGACCGGGTGCCGCTGAAGTACGCCGGCCTGCGTCCCTGGGAGATCTGGCTGAGCGAGGCGCAGGAGCGCATGGTGTTGGCCGTGCCGCCCGATCGCTGGCCGCGCCTGCAGGAGATCTGCAAAGGCCAGGACGTGGAGGCCACGGTGCTGGGGACGTTCACCGGCGACGGCCAGCTGACCCTGTACTATGGCGATCGCGTGGTCGGCCGGCTGTCCACGGACTTCCTGCATAACGGCATCCCACGTCGACATCTGCGTGCCGTGTGGACCCCGCCGGCCGTCTCGGAGCCCCATCTCCCTGGCCCGTCGGACCTGACGGCGGACCTACTGGCGTTGCTGGCCGATCCCGACACGCGCAGCAAGGAGGACGTCGTTCGCCGTTACGATCACGAGGTGCAGGGCGGCACGGTGGTGAAGCCGTTTGTCGGGCGGGAGGACGCCGGGCCGAGCGATGCCGCCGTGCTGTATCCGGGGGGAGAGATCGGAGATTGGGGATCACGCCGCGGGATCGCGATAGCTTGTGGGATTCGCCCTCGCTATGGGTTCATTGACCCGTACGCCATGGCGTGGGCGGCGGTGGACGAGGCGATCCGGAACTGCGTCGCCGTGGGCGCGGATCCGGACCGGATCGCGTTGCTGGACAATTTCTGTTGGGGGAACCCCAGCCTGCCGGATCGGTTGGGCGCGCTGGTGCGCTGTGCGCAGGGATGCTACGACGCCGCGGTGGCTTACGGCGCTCCCTTTGTCTCCGGCAAGGACAGCCTGAACAACGAGTACACCGATGCGGAGGGCCGCAAGCGCGCCATCCCCGGCACCCTGCTCATCTCGGCGTTGGGGATCGTGCCGGACGTGCGGCGGACGGTGACGATGGACCTGAAGGCCCCTGGGGATTGGCTGTACGTGGTGGGGGTAACGGCCGACGAGTTGGGCGGGTCGAGTTATTACCATCGGCACGGGGAGCTGGGGGCGAACGTGCCGCAGCCGCCCGAGCGAGGGATCGAGCGGTATCGGGCGCTGCACCGGGCCATCGCCCAGGGGATCGTTCGGGCATGTCACGATTGCTCCGAGGGCGGTTTGGCCGTGGCCCTCGCCGAGATGTGTCTGGCGGGGGGATTGGGGGCGGAGGTGCACCTGGCCGATGTGCCGCGGGCGGATGGCGTCGATCGGGATGACGTGGTGGCGTTCAGCGAGTCGTTGGGGCGCTTCATCGTGGAGGTGACGCCGGAGGATGCGCCCGCGTTTGAGGCGTGTCTGGAGGGGCAGCCGATCGCTCGGATTGGGCGTGTGCGGGAGGGCGGCCGGGTGCAGATGGTGGGCCTTGACGGTCGCCTTGTGATCGACGTGGACCTCTCAGCGATCGAGCGGGCCTGGCGCGGATAGGAGGCAGAACGTGAAGCGTGAAGCGGGAAGCGGAGAGCGGAGAGCGGAGAGCAGGGGGCGAAGAGCGTTACGTTTTACGCATTACGCAATACGCATTACGTTTTCCTCTTTACCCCTTACGTTTTTGGGAATCCTCGCCTGGCTTCTCATCGCCTGCGCCGGCAACGGCCCCAGCCCGATCCC contains:
- the purL gene encoding phosphoribosylformylglycinamidine synthase subunit PurL, with protein sequence MIYCVEVSTREGIRDARGESILRQVDALGIDGVNAVRVTDLYFLQGDLDPEAVERLADTLLHDPVVEEARWHPFPDGAGDRSAPGAWVVEVSLLPGVTDSVAESLLEGARMIGVAGLERAATGQRYTLQGALSEYQARLIAERLLVNEVIQTYAINRAIDPPFVPVQEADDTVEVIPITEADDDALEAISRERRLSLDLNEMRAIQAYYRREGREPTDVELETLAQTWSEHCVHKTFKAFITYEEPGPDGTPRHRHIDSLLKTYIRAATERVDKSWVRSAFVDNAGIVAFDDRFDLAFKVETHNHPSALEPFGGANTGVGGVVRDVLGVSARPIANTDVLCFGPQDLPFSELPTGVLHPRRIADGVTAGIEDYGNKMGIPTVNGAILYDPGYTANPLVFCGCLGILPHGAHPREPQPGDLVVVIGGRTGRDGLRGATFSSMEMTHETGEVAGSAVQIGHPIHEKQVLEVVLRARDERLYTAITDCGAGGLSSAVGEMGAELGAEVHLDRVPLKYAGLRPWEIWLSEAQERMVLAVPPDRWPRLQEICKGQDVEATVLGTFTGDGQLTLYYGDRVVGRLSTDFLHNGIPRRHLRAVWTPPAVSEPHLPGPSDLTADLLALLADPDTRSKEDVVRRYDHEVQGGTVVKPFVGREDAGPSDAAVLYPGGEIGDWGSRRGIAIACGIRPRYGFIDPYAMAWAAVDEAIRNCVAVGADPDRIALLDNFCWGNPSLPDRLGALVRCAQGCYDAAVAYGAPFVSGKDSLNNEYTDAEGRKRAIPGTLLISALGIVPDVRRTVTMDLKAPGDWLYVVGVTADELGGSSYYHRHGELGANVPQPPERGIERYRALHRAIAQGIVRACHDCSEGGLAVALAEMCLAGGLGAEVHLADVPRADGVDRDDVVAFSESLGRFIVEVTPEDAPAFEACLEGQPIARIGRVREGGRVQMVGLDGRLVIDVDLSAIERAWRG